The genomic stretch CGGTACAGGTGAGGCAGTCGGTTCGGGTGCGGCGGCCGATACGGGCGAGGCGGCCGGTACGGGCGAGGCGGCCGGTCTCCGTGGGGTGGACGGTGCCCTCTCCAGCCTGCCTGGTGGCACGGTCATCGGGAACCCCTCTTACCGTGGTGACTGCCATCACGGATCACGATGACGGCCGCTAGGCTGAGACGATGTTCGACCCGGTGCAGTTGCGTACGTTCCTTGCGGTGGCCCAGACGCTGAGCTTCACCCAGGCCGCGCACCGGCTCGGCCTGCGGCAGTCCACCGTCAGCCAGCATGTGCGCAAGCTGGAGGCCGCGGCCGGGCGGCGGCTGTTCTCCCGGGACACCCACGCCGTGGACCTCACCGAGGACGGCGAGGCGATGCTCGGCTTCGCGCGCACGATCCTGGAGGCCAACGAGCGGGCCGCGGGCTTCTTCACCGGGACGCGGCTGCGCGGCCGGCTGCGGTTCGGGGCCTCGGAGGACTTCGTCCTGACCCGCATGCCGGAGGTGCTGGAGGAGTTCCGCCGCGAGCACCCCGAAGTGGATCTGGAGCTGACCGTCGAACTGTCCGGGACGCTGCACGAGCTGCTGGCCGCCGGCCGCCTCGACCTCGTCCTGGCCAAGCGCCGCCCCGGCCCCGCGCGCGGCCGCCCGGAGGCGCCGACCGGCCGGCTCGTCTGGCGGGACCGCCTCGTGTGGGTCGGCACCGACCGGCTGCGGCTGGACGCGCGGCGGCCCGTCCCGCTCGTGGTGTTCCCGCCGCCCGCGGTGACCCGGGCCCGCGCGCTGGAGGCCCTGGAGCGGCAGGGCCGCGACTGGCGCATCGCCTGTACGAGCGGCAGCCTGAACGGCCTGATCGCGGCCACCCGGGCCGGGCTCGGCGTGATGGCGCACAGCCTCGGCATGATCCCGCCCGGCCTGGTCCGGGTGCCGTCGCGGGCGGGGTTGCCGGACCTCGGCGGGGTGGACTTCGTCCTGCTGTACGGCGACGAGCGGGAGAACGCGGCCAGGGGCCCGGCGGAGGCCCTGGCCGAGGCGATACTGGCGGGCGGCGACCGGTTGCAGCTGCCGTAGGGCGGCGCGGGGCCGGACCCCGGGTTCCTCACCGCCACGCCAGGGAGCAGGACGCCGCGTCCCACAGCGCCTGCCGGGCGCGCAGCGACTCGATCACGGCCTCCGCGGCCTGTGCCCACTTCTCCCGGTCGTCGCCGCAGATCTCGACGAGCATCCGCGAGGACAGCGCCGCGTGCGCGTCTCCCTCGCCTGCGACGCGCCGGGCCAGGTAGTCCTTGAACGTCGCGAGCCGTTCCTGGGCGCCCTCGATGGCGGCGACCATCCGGAGCGTGCCGGGCATCAGGTCGGTGCGGCCGAACACGAACACGGCGGCGCGGCAGTGCAGCGGCGTGCGTGCGACGACGTTCCAGGTGGCGGCGGTGAAGTCGGCGGCGCCCGGGGGCGCGTCGGCGTACTTCAGGGCCTTGCCGACCGTGTTGCCGTCGCGCAGCAGCGCCACGAACGTCTCGACGGGGACCGTGTCGGCCCCGGTCCGGCGCATGCCGTCCACGTACAGCTCGAAACGGCTGCGGTGGCCGTCCCCGACCGCGTCGCTCTCCTCGGCCGGCACGATCTCGTTGATCAGCCGGCGGCCGGCGGTGGGCCCTCGCGGGACCCACGGCACCTCGGTGCAGGTGAGATCGCGTT from Streptomyces albofaciens JCM 4342 encodes the following:
- a CDS encoding LysR family transcriptional regulator, giving the protein MFDPVQLRTFLAVAQTLSFTQAAHRLGLRQSTVSQHVRKLEAAAGRRLFSRDTHAVDLTEDGEAMLGFARTILEANERAAGFFTGTRLRGRLRFGASEDFVLTRMPEVLEEFRREHPEVDLELTVELSGTLHELLAAGRLDLVLAKRRPGPARGRPEAPTGRLVWRDRLVWVGTDRLRLDARRPVPLVVFPPPAVTRARALEALERQGRDWRIACTSGSLNGLIAATRAGLGVMAHSLGMIPPGLVRVPSRAGLPDLGGVDFVLLYGDERENAARGPAEALAEAILAGGDRLQLP
- a CDS encoding DUF3050 domain-containing protein, translating into MTRHRHPHRTDPRPDHRTDPRPDHGPDPRLDQGLDPRPDPRPDPRDQPPDDDRPPPDDPVHPGLSALRRRVGPAHDHVAKHRVHGELTSLGRITAFQEHHVFAVWGFMTLLKSLQRDLTCTEVPWVPRGPTAGRRLINEIVPAEESDAVGDGHRSRFELYVDGMRRTGADTVPVETFVALLRDGNTVGKALKYADAPPGAADFTAATWNVVARTPLHCRAAVFVFGRTDLMPGTLRMVAAIEGAQERLATFKDYLARRVAGEGDAHAALSSRMLVEICGDDREKWAQAAEAVIESLRARQALWDAASCSLAWR